The following coding sequences lie in one Pseudarthrobacter phenanthrenivorans Sphe3 genomic window:
- a CDS encoding helix-turn-helix domain-containing protein — MKALPVEPSNVPVAIGSRIRAARQSQRLTIEQVADATGLTKGFLSRVERDLTSPSVASLVTLCQVLSISIGDLFAAPETHLTKRNDGPRISLGGHGIVERLLTARSERRVQIIQAMIEPHGRGESELYAVDCDVDVLHVIKGDIRLILTNEEYDLSTGDTVTFPGREPHTWINPTDRPVEVLWVLVPAASR, encoded by the coding sequence ATGAAGGCACTGCCAGTTGAGCCGAGCAATGTTCCGGTCGCCATCGGTTCCAGGATCCGGGCCGCCCGCCAGTCCCAGCGGCTCACCATCGAGCAGGTCGCCGATGCCACCGGGCTGACCAAGGGATTCCTCAGCCGGGTGGAGCGCGACCTTACCTCCCCGTCCGTGGCCTCCCTGGTCACCCTGTGCCAGGTCCTCTCGATCTCCATCGGGGACCTGTTTGCCGCACCGGAAACGCACCTGACCAAGCGCAACGACGGGCCGCGGATCTCCCTGGGCGGCCATGGCATTGTGGAGCGACTCCTGACGGCCCGTTCCGAGCGGCGGGTCCAGATCATCCAGGCGATGATCGAACCGCACGGCCGCGGCGAGTCCGAACTCTACGCCGTGGACTGCGACGTCGACGTCCTCCACGTGATCAAGGGGGACATCCGGCTGATCCTGACTAATGAGGAATACGACCTCAGCACGGGGGACACCGTAACCTTCCCGGGCCGCGAGCCGCACACCTGGATCAACCCAACGGACAGGCCGGTCGAGGTGCTCTGGGTCCT
- a CDS encoding sodium:solute symporter family protein, with amino-acid sequence MDASVINIAIVVVYLLAMLAFGWWGKSRTKNNSDFLVAGRRLGPFLYTGTMAAVVLGGASTVGGVGLGYKFGISGMWLVVAIGAGVLLLSLLFAGTIQKLKIYTVSQMLTLRYGSRATEASGIVMLAYTLMLCATSTGAYATIFVVLFDLDRAMAIAVGGAIVLVYSTVGGMWSITLADQVQFIIKTVGIFFLMLPFTLNAAGGFEGIRSRVDESFFQIDGIGVQTIITYFVVYTLGLLIGQDIWQRVFTAKTPTVARWGGATAGIYCILYGVAGALIGMAASVALADIEIAVKDDVYAEVAQTLLPVGIGGLVLAAAVAAMMSTASGALIAAATVARADVLPFVASWFGKDINTGDTDNPEHDVKANRIWVLALGIVAILIAIITKDVVAALTIAYDILVGGLLVAILGGLVWKRGTGLAAAVSMAVGSVVTLGTMIILEVNAKAPLDGIYANEPIYYGLLASAVVYIAVSLLTKPTDPQVMRNWQRRVAGQGNEEAPVPAAAR; translated from the coding sequence ATGGACGCAAGCGTCATCAATATCGCCATCGTGGTGGTGTACCTGCTGGCAATGCTGGCTTTCGGCTGGTGGGGCAAGTCCCGCACCAAGAACAACAGCGATTTCCTGGTGGCCGGCCGCCGCCTTGGCCCCTTCCTCTACACAGGCACCATGGCGGCCGTAGTCCTGGGCGGCGCCTCCACCGTGGGCGGCGTGGGCCTCGGCTACAAGTTCGGCATCTCCGGCATGTGGCTCGTGGTCGCCATCGGCGCGGGCGTCCTGCTGCTGAGCCTGCTGTTCGCCGGCACCATCCAGAAACTGAAGATCTACACGGTCTCGCAGATGCTCACCCTGCGCTACGGCAGCAGGGCTACTGAAGCCTCGGGCATCGTCATGCTCGCCTACACGCTGATGCTGTGTGCCACCTCCACCGGCGCCTACGCCACCATCTTCGTTGTGCTCTTCGACTTGGACAGGGCCATGGCCATCGCAGTCGGCGGGGCAATCGTGCTGGTGTACTCCACGGTGGGCGGCATGTGGTCCATCACCCTGGCTGACCAGGTGCAGTTCATCATCAAGACCGTGGGCATCTTCTTCCTGATGCTGCCCTTTACCCTCAACGCAGCGGGTGGTTTTGAAGGCATCCGCAGCCGCGTGGACGAAAGCTTCTTCCAGATTGACGGCATCGGTGTGCAGACCATCATCACGTACTTCGTCGTCTATACCCTTGGCCTGCTGATCGGCCAGGACATCTGGCAGCGCGTCTTTACGGCCAAGACCCCCACCGTGGCCCGCTGGGGCGGCGCCACCGCAGGCATTTACTGCATCCTCTATGGCGTTGCCGGCGCATTGATCGGCATGGCCGCGAGCGTGGCCCTCGCCGACATCGAGATCGCGGTCAAGGACGACGTCTACGCCGAGGTTGCCCAGACCCTGCTGCCCGTGGGCATCGGCGGACTGGTCCTCGCGGCAGCGGTGGCCGCCATGATGTCCACCGCTTCCGGCGCCCTGATTGCTGCCGCCACCGTGGCCCGGGCAGATGTCCTGCCGTTCGTGGCCAGCTGGTTCGGCAAGGACATCAACACCGGGGACACGGACAACCCTGAGCACGACGTCAAGGCCAACCGCATCTGGGTCCTCGCCCTGGGCATCGTGGCCATCCTCATCGCCATCATCACCAAGGACGTGGTGGCAGCCCTGACCATCGCCTACGACATCCTGGTGGGCGGCCTGCTGGTGGCAATCCTCGGCGGCCTGGTGTGGAAGCGCGGCACCGGCCTGGCAGCCGCCGTGTCCATGGCTGTGGGATCCGTGGTGACCCTTGGCACCATGATCATCCTGGAAGTCAACGCCAAGGCGCCGCTGGACGGCATTTACGCCAACGAGCCCATCTACTACGGCCTGCTGGCCTCGGCAGTGGTCTACATCGCAGTGTCCCTGCTGACCAAGCCCACCGATCCGCAGGTCATGCGCAACTGGCAGCGCCGGGTGGCCGGGCAGGGCAACGAAGAGGCTCCGGTTCCCGCCGCAGCGCGCTGA